The following are from one region of the Amycolatopsis sp. QT-25 genome:
- a CDS encoding cytochrome P450, with amino-acid sequence MTAATTAKIPQLAPGAVPVLGHLPLILRSRFDFIDAAGSVKPVSRVKFGPKNAYFVNDHELLQQILVSDADKFIRGIHFKKMRNMVGNGVVTTSGDMHRRQRRTMLPSFTQRRLALSLPIIRKIISQFVDQIPPDTAYDLMPPLLGVGCDITATTLFGEGCSRNVLDLVREAIPVFVSNAAIHAVDVTGVYKHLPTRSNRNFRRLLDEFNGYLYSIIDERMAKGGDEQDLLGMLIRATDPETGEKFSRTEVRDQSATVMFASTETTANTVSWAAYELARHPRVFSQCRAEVDALVNGGAVGEIEVGRDDLPTVKRAVMEALRLYPSSYLLSRQTAKDVTLGGYAIPEGATILYSHYGQQRDEVNFSHADEFDPDRWLDKNGSEITPAAYMPFGYGAYRCMGESVATLEAIYYIAMMVHQWDFRVSETAAPRMNATITLSPHDLKLVFSKRVYGSEQRG; translated from the coding sequence ATGACCGCCGCAACCACCGCGAAGATTCCGCAGCTCGCCCCGGGAGCCGTTCCGGTACTGGGACACCTGCCGCTCATACTTCGCTCGCGATTCGACTTCATCGACGCCGCGGGGTCCGTCAAACCCGTGTCCAGGGTGAAATTCGGGCCGAAGAACGCCTACTTCGTGAACGACCACGAGCTCCTGCAGCAGATCCTGGTGAGTGACGCCGACAAGTTCATCCGTGGCATCCACTTCAAGAAGATGCGCAACATGGTCGGGAACGGTGTCGTCACCACGTCCGGGGACATGCACCGGCGTCAGCGGCGGACGATGCTCCCTTCGTTCACTCAGCGACGGCTCGCGCTGAGCCTGCCGATCATCCGGAAGATCATCTCGCAGTTCGTGGACCAGATCCCGCCGGACACCGCCTACGACCTGATGCCGCCGCTTCTGGGAGTCGGTTGTGACATCACCGCGACGACCCTTTTCGGCGAGGGATGCTCGAGGAACGTGCTCGACCTGGTGCGTGAGGCCATCCCGGTCTTCGTCTCGAACGCGGCGATCCACGCGGTCGACGTTACCGGCGTCTACAAGCATCTGCCGACCCGATCCAACCGGAACTTCCGTCGCCTGCTCGACGAATTCAACGGGTACCTCTATTCCATCATCGACGAGCGGATGGCGAAGGGCGGCGACGAGCAGGACCTGCTCGGGATGCTGATCCGGGCGACCGACCCCGAGACGGGTGAGAAGTTCTCGCGGACCGAAGTGCGTGACCAGTCCGCGACGGTCATGTTCGCCTCCACCGAGACCACCGCGAACACGGTCAGCTGGGCGGCCTACGAACTGGCTCGCCACCCCCGGGTCTTCAGCCAGTGCCGGGCGGAGGTGGACGCGCTCGTCAACGGCGGCGCCGTCGGGGAGATCGAAGTCGGCCGCGACGACCTGCCGACGGTGAAACGGGCCGTCATGGAGGCCCTGCGCCTGTATCCGTCGTCCTACCTGCTTTCCCGGCAGACCGCGAAGGACGTCACGCTGGGCGGCTACGCCATCCCGGAGGGCGCGACGATCCTGTATTCCCACTACGGACAGCAGCGCGACGAGGTGAACTTCAGCCACGCCGACGAGTTCGACCCCGATCGCTGGCTGGACAAGAACGGCTCCGAGATCACCCCCGCGGCGTACATGCCGTTCGGGTACGGGGCTTACCGGTGCATGGGTGAAAGCGTCGCCACCCTCGAAGCGATCTATTACATCGCCATGATGGTTCACCAATGGGACTTCCGGGTGTCCGAAACGGCGGCGCCGAGAATGAACGCGACGATCACCCTTTCCCCGCACGATCTGAAGCTGGTGTTCTCGAAGCGGGTGTACGGGAGCGAACAGCGGGGATGA
- a CDS encoding polyprenyl synthetase family protein produces the protein MGELRGYSEPDLVRLVDTSLRAFSVSALRPLAGVQDGKVAGPLATLLRSRGKRIRPVFTLYGAALGGAGELTGALLKAATALELFHLFALIHDDIIDNAESRRGNPSLHRLYGEDLDDPPANTQADQRARNMAMLAGDLVLCWANVSFQEAIDGAASAKTARTLFDQMTTEIMVGQAMDMCHEGHFLNLTEETTAKIVEYKTARYTFLRPMQIGAALAGADAETIDSYHDFALPLGRAFQLRDDLIGAFDDGSEGKSGTTDLECGKPTELMRYAVANANPASVTKLLSVVGRPATDAASTAAAREILLESGAVKHITAEIEKSAEAAERALRGLRGEPWLEKRLSAHLKRLFVIPGVPQAVRTELENVI, from the coding sequence TTGGGTGAACTCCGGGGCTATTCCGAGCCCGACCTAGTGAGGCTGGTGGACACCTCGCTGCGCGCCTTTTCGGTGTCCGCGCTCCGGCCACTGGCCGGGGTACAGGACGGCAAGGTGGCCGGCCCGCTGGCCACCTTGCTCCGTAGCCGTGGCAAGCGGATCCGCCCCGTCTTCACCTTGTACGGCGCGGCGCTGGGCGGCGCGGGCGAACTGACCGGCGCGTTGCTGAAGGCGGCGACCGCGCTCGAACTGTTCCACCTCTTCGCGCTCATCCATGACGACATCATCGACAACGCCGAGTCGAGGCGGGGAAATCCCAGCCTCCATCGGTTGTACGGTGAAGATCTCGACGATCCGCCCGCGAACACGCAGGCGGATCAACGGGCACGGAACATGGCGATGCTCGCCGGTGATCTCGTGCTCTGCTGGGCGAACGTTTCCTTCCAGGAAGCGATCGACGGGGCCGCATCGGCGAAGACCGCGAGAACGCTGTTCGACCAGATGACCACCGAAATCATGGTCGGCCAGGCGATGGACATGTGCCATGAGGGGCATTTCCTGAACCTCACCGAGGAGACCACCGCCAAGATCGTCGAGTACAAGACCGCGAGATACACCTTTCTGCGGCCGATGCAGATCGGTGCCGCGCTGGCGGGCGCCGACGCGGAGACGATCGACTCCTACCACGACTTCGCCCTTCCGCTCGGCCGCGCCTTTCAGCTCAGGGACGATCTGATCGGCGCCTTCGACGACGGTTCGGAAGGGAAATCGGGGACCACCGATCTGGAATGCGGGAAACCGACGGAACTCATGCGGTACGCCGTCGCCAACGCGAACCCGGCGAGTGTCACCAAGCTGTTGTCGGTGGTCGGGCGGCCGGCGACGGACGCGGCGTCGACCGCGGCGGCCAGGGAGATCCTGCTGGAGTCCGGTGCGGTGAAGCACATCACCGCCGAGATCGAGAAGTCGGCCGAGGCGGCGGAGAGGGCACTGCGCGGGCTTCGGGGCGAACCGTGGCTCGAGAAGCGCTTGAGCGCGCACTTGAAGCGGTTGTTCGTCATCCCGGGCGTTCCCCAGGCTGTCCGGACCGAGCTCGAGAACGTGATCTGA